In the genome of Polaribacter sp. MED152, one region contains:
- a CDS encoding ribonuclease HII produces the protein MLKSNYSGCLLEAGTDEAGRGCLSGPVVAAAVILPKNFSHPLLNDSKQLSEKNRQILKPIIEENAIAHAVSFVYQEEVDKINVLQASITGMHRAIEALDVTPEFIIVDGNKFRNYKEIPHETIVKGDAKFLSIAAASVLAKTYRDDYMEKIHQEFSMYNWQKNKGYPTKEHRDAIRKFGATIHHRKSFKLLPEQLKLKL, from the coding sequence ATGTTAAAATCAAATTATAGTGGTTGCCTTTTAGAAGCAGGTACAGATGAAGCAGGTAGAGGTTGTTTGTCTGGGCCAGTTGTGGCAGCTGCTGTTATATTACCTAAGAATTTTTCTCATCCACTTTTAAACGATTCCAAGCAATTGTCAGAAAAAAATAGACAAATTTTAAAACCAATTATCGAGGAAAATGCAATTGCACATGCTGTATCTTTTGTGTATCAAGAAGAGGTAGATAAAATAAATGTGCTCCAAGCTTCAATTACAGGTATGCACAGAGCAATTGAAGCATTAGATGTTACTCCAGAATTTATTATTGTTGATGGTAATAAGTTTAGAAATTATAAAGAAATTCCTCATGAAACCATTGTAAAAGGTGATGCAAAATTTCTAAGTATTGCTGCAGCTTCAGTTTTGGCTAAAACCTATAGAGATGATTATATGGAGAAGATTCATCAAGAATTTAGCATGTATAATTGGCAAAAAAATAAAGGCTACCCAACCAAAGAGCACAGAGATGCCATTCGTAAATTTGGAGCCACTATTCATCATAGAAAATCGTTTAAATTATTACCTGAACAACTTAAATTAAAGTTGTAA
- the lipB gene encoding lipoyl(octanoyl) transferase LipB, giving the protein MNRNILLKDLSLKDYKETWDYQTELLQEIVDTKISNRRNSESEITKNHFLFVEHPHVYTLGKSGDLSNLLLNETQLKEKGATFYKINRGGDITYHGPGQIVGYPILDLENFFTDIHKYLRLLEETIILTIAEYGIKGTRSEGETGVWLDVGTPFARKICAMGIRSSRWVTMHGFALNANADLGYFDNIIPCGIRGKAVTSMEAELDRKVDIEEVKKKILKHFKTLFEVENFITS; this is encoded by the coding sequence ATGAATAGAAACATACTACTTAAAGACCTTTCTTTAAAAGACTATAAAGAAACCTGGGACTACCAAACTGAGTTATTGCAAGAGATTGTTGATACAAAAATTTCTAATCGAAGAAATTCAGAGTCTGAAATAACCAAAAACCATTTTTTGTTCGTAGAGCATCCTCATGTATATACGTTAGGTAAAAGTGGTGATTTAAGTAACCTATTATTAAACGAAACACAACTTAAAGAAAAAGGAGCTACATTCTACAAAATTAATAGAGGTGGTGATATCACCTATCATGGACCAGGACAAATTGTGGGCTATCCAATTTTAGATTTAGAGAATTTTTTTACAGATATTCATAAGTATTTGCGCTTGTTAGAAGAAACCATAATTTTAACAATTGCTGAATATGGGATTAAAGGTACTAGAAGCGAGGGTGAGACTGGAGTTTGGCTAGATGTTGGAACGCCTTTTGCTCGTAAAATTTGTGCAATGGGAATACGTTCTTCAAGATGGGTTACTATGCATGGTTTTGCACTAAATGCAAATGCAGATCTCGGTTATTTTGATAACATTATTCCATGTGGAATTCGAGGCAAGGCTGTAACTTCTATGGAAGCTGAATTAGACAGAAAAGTAGATATTGAAGAAGTTAAAAAGAAAATTTTAAAACACTTTAAAACACTATTTGAAGTGGAAAATTTTATAACATCTTAA
- a CDS encoding reprolysin-like metallopeptidase, with product MKRKIAHFMLLAVILFSVTQTKAQQFWTSLNPTEFAQQKKEVYQKENFPNKYQLLNLETSGFQQTLNKSTSEKAILILLPNSEGVMQRFMVKETSNFSKELQQKFPFIKSYTAQGIDDATAVAKLSFGTDGFHAVIFSALQETVYVDPYSKDNQAYITYNRNSLNKGDEDFKCQVEDSAKNDFSFTNGFKNADDGKLRTYRLALVCSGEYAQFHLGAGQQNIPTTATDAVKKAAVLSAMNTSVTRLNGIFEKDLSVKLEIVGNNDEIIFLDENTDNITDGDPDAMIDEVQTICDNVIGNANYDIGHIFSVGGDGLAGLGVACVTGQKARGVTGRSQPVGDPYDIDFVAHEIGHQFGATHTQNNNCNRTLATAVEPGSGSTIMGYAGICSPNVQSGNVNGNSDDYFHSVSIAQMWNHIQTSGGCATVTDTNNAAPTADAGLDYTIPKSTPFKLVGTANDADGLNSLTYNWEQIDNEVGAMPPAATNTVGPMFRSLPSKVTPIRYMPDLTTIVAGNNATTWEVLPDVARSFNFSFTVRDNNAGGGSTARDDVEITVVDETPFTVDAPSTNITWNVGSTQTITWNKGNTDAAPINCTLVNIRLSTDGGATFPILLKSNTTNDGTETIIVPDNATSTARIMVEAVDNIFYNVNSTNFVINSVDPTFVINNTSGLQTACNINNETVSYTLNFDFVNGFSDTVSLTTTGEPTGATTTFTPATISADGDVVLTISNLDGKTAGDYVVSVLGTSASVNQSIDVDFKLTTNTFNDITLSSPANNATDILLTSELTWEADANAITYDVEIATDTNFTNVVSSGNVDTNSYTTTNLDGVTTYFWRVKPKNDCGEGNFSNPFTFTTLNAAYCASTFTDEPGGSEHITNVTFGSINNDSGNDMEDGYQDFTSLNTNVLRGDTRTVSVTFDTAGFQDHCYVFIDWNQDFVFDNDTERYDLGTELNDVGTRTFDITVPSDARFGQTRMRVIIEYDDPSNGFGLGACDADHLTEWGETEDYSVTVAEIDGFSILTTAESCVDENDGIIQIDNKSDGFSRQLQITGPSTNINQTFNSSNFILFDAAPGDYEICITTTALNTTNCFEVTIEEAQPISLKLTSAKSTNTYSFNIQEGTAPFNVYLNSKLIAVTSEKIFDLEINETGKLEVKTAKDCEGLFQKSIGDVILKQNPVKDFIELQLPIGTSDSSIETTVFDINGKLIFRKEFTPENDVLRIPFQEYSNGLYILKLSVANSRPIKILKR from the coding sequence ATGAAGAGGAAAATAGCTCATTTTATGCTTTTAGCAGTAATACTATTTAGTGTTACACAAACAAAAGCGCAACAATTTTGGACTTCTTTAAATCCAACAGAGTTTGCACAACAAAAAAAGGAAGTTTATCAGAAAGAAAATTTTCCTAACAAATATCAATTACTAAATTTAGAAACTTCAGGTTTTCAACAAACTTTAAATAAGTCTACTTCAGAAAAAGCAATCTTAATTCTTTTACCTAATAGTGAGGGTGTTATGCAGCGTTTTATGGTGAAGGAAACTTCCAATTTTAGTAAAGAATTACAACAGAAATTTCCTTTTATTAAATCATATACAGCTCAAGGTATAGATGATGCAACAGCTGTTGCCAAATTAAGTTTTGGTACAGATGGTTTTCATGCTGTTATTTTTTCTGCTTTGCAAGAAACAGTGTATGTAGATCCTTATTCAAAAGACAATCAAGCATATATTACTTACAATAGAAATAGTTTAAATAAAGGTGATGAAGATTTTAAATGCCAAGTAGAAGATTCTGCTAAAAATGATTTTTCATTTACAAATGGTTTTAAAAATGCAGATGATGGCAAGTTAAGAACATACAGATTGGCTTTAGTTTGTAGTGGTGAATATGCTCAATTTCATTTGGGTGCAGGTCAGCAAAACATACCAACAACTGCTACAGATGCTGTAAAAAAAGCTGCAGTATTATCAGCGATGAATACTTCTGTAACAAGGTTAAATGGAATTTTTGAAAAGGACTTATCTGTAAAATTAGAGATTGTTGGCAATAATGATGAAATAATTTTCCTAGATGAGAATACAGATAATATAACAGATGGTGATCCAGATGCTATGATTGACGAAGTTCAAACTATTTGTGATAATGTTATCGGTAATGCAAATTACGATATTGGGCATATTTTTAGTGTGGGTGGAGATGGTTTAGCTGGTTTGGGTGTTGCTTGTGTAACAGGCCAAAAAGCTAGAGGTGTTACTGGTAGATCACAACCTGTTGGAGATCCTTATGACATTGATTTTGTAGCCCATGAAATTGGACATCAATTTGGTGCAACTCACACACAAAATAACAATTGTAATAGAACTTTGGCAACTGCTGTAGAACCAGGAAGTGGTTCTACAATTATGGGTTATGCAGGTATTTGTTCGCCTAATGTTCAATCAGGAAATGTAAATGGAAATAGTGATGATTATTTTCATTCAGTAAGTATTGCACAAATGTGGAATCATATTCAAACTTCAGGTGGTTGTGCTACAGTTACAGACACCAATAATGCAGCACCAACTGCAGATGCAGGCTTAGATTATACAATTCCAAAATCTACTCCTTTTAAATTAGTGGGTACAGCAAATGATGCAGATGGTTTAAATTCTCTTACTTATAACTGGGAACAAATTGATAATGAAGTAGGTGCTATGCCACCTGCAGCAACGAACACAGTTGGGCCAATGTTTAGGTCTTTGCCATCTAAAGTAACTCCAATTCGTTACATGCCAGATTTAACAACGATAGTTGCAGGCAATAATGCCACAACTTGGGAGGTTTTGCCAGATGTGGCTAGAAGCTTTAATTTTTCTTTTACAGTAAGAGACAATAATGCTGGTGGAGGAAGTACAGCTAGAGATGATGTAGAAATAACAGTAGTAGATGAAACACCTTTTACTGTAGATGCACCTTCTACAAATATAACTTGGAATGTAGGTTCTACACAAACCATCACTTGGAATAAAGGCAATACAGATGCAGCTCCTATAAATTGTACTTTGGTAAATATTAGATTGTCTACAGATGGTGGGGCTACTTTTCCTATTTTATTAAAAAGTAATACTACAAATGATGGTACAGAAACTATTATAGTTCCAGACAATGCAACAAGTACTGCAAGAATTATGGTAGAGGCCGTAGATAATATTTTTTACAATGTTAATAGTACTAATTTTGTTATTAACTCTGTAGATCCAACATTTGTAATTAATAATACAAGTGGTTTACAAACAGCTTGTAACATTAATAATGAAACAGTAAGTTATACATTAAATTTCGATTTTGTAAATGGTTTTTCAGATACTGTAAGTTTAACAACTACTGGTGAACCAACAGGCGCAACTACTACTTTTACACCTGCTACAATTAGTGCTGATGGTGATGTAGTTTTAACAATTTCAAATTTAGATGGTAAAACTGCAGGAGATTATGTAGTAAGTGTTCTCGGAACTTCAGCATCAGTAAATCAAAGTATAGATGTTGATTTTAAATTAACAACAAATACTTTTAATGACATCACATTATCATCACCTGCAAACAATGCAACAGATATTCTTTTAACAAGCGAATTAACTTGGGAGGCTGATGCAAATGCAATAACTTATGATGTTGAAATAGCTACAGATACCAATTTTACAAATGTGGTATCATCTGGAAATGTCGATACAAATTCATACACAACTACTAATTTAGATGGAGTTACAACGTATTTTTGGAGAGTAAAGCCAAAGAACGATTGTGGAGAAGGTAATTTTTCTAATCCGTTTACTTTTACAACGCTAAATGCAGCTTATTGTGCCTCAACTTTTACAGACGAACCAGGAGGTTCAGAACATATAACCAATGTAACTTTTGGCAGTATAAATAACGATTCTGGTAATGATATGGAAGATGGTTATCAAGATTTTACAAGTTTAAATACCAATGTTTTAAGAGGAGATACAAGAACAGTGAGCGTAACTTTCGATACAGCAGGCTTTCAAGATCATTGCTATGTTTTTATAGACTGGAATCAAGATTTTGTGTTTGATAATGATACAGAAAGATACGATTTAGGTACAGAGCTAAATGATGTGGGTACAAGAACTTTTGATATCACTGTACCAAGTGATGCAAGATTTGGGCAAACCAGAATGAGAGTAATTATCGAATATGATGATCCATCCAATGGTTTTGGTTTAGGTGCTTGTGATGCTGATCATCTTACAGAATGGGGTGAAACTGAAGATTATTCAGTTACTGTTGCAGAAATTGATGGCTTTTCTATTTTAACAACAGCAGAAAGTTGTGTAGATGAGAATGATGGAATTATACAAATTGATAACAAATCTGATGGTTTCTCTAGGCAACTACAAATTACTGGTCCATCAACAAATATCAATCAAACGTTTAATTCAAGTAACTTTATTTTGTTTGATGCAGCTCCTGGAGATTATGAAATTTGCATAACTACAACTGCTTTGAATACTACTAATTGTTTTGAAGTAACAATAGAAGAAGCACAGCCAATAAGTTTAAAACTTACTTCCGCAAAATCAACGAACACATATTCGTTTAACATTCAAGAAGGCACAGCACCTTTTAATGTGTATTTGAATAGTAAACTTATTGCTGTTACCAGCGAAAAGATTTTTGATTTAGAGATAAATGAAACAGGAAAGTTAGAGGTTAAAACAGCAAAAGATTGTGAAGGTTTATTTCAAAAGAGTATAGGAGATGTAATTTTAAAACAAAATCCTGTTAAAGATTTTATTGAGTTGCAATTACCAATAGGTACTTCAGATTCCTCGATAGAAACTACAGTGTTTGATATTAATGGCAAACTTATTTTTAGAAAAGAGTTTACACCAGAAAATGATGTTTTACGAATTCCTTTTCAAGAGTATTCAAACGGACTTTATATTTTGAAATTGTCTGTTGCAAACTCAAGACCTATCAAAATTTTAAAACGATGA
- a CDS encoding GNAT family N-acetyltransferase — protein sequence MIVKATALDAQLLTSIAIESKSFWGYSSELLRSWKADLTVTKTMIKNLHCFKVLNHEEMLGFYILNKPKNKSVELEFLFVKPNFIGKGFGNQLLQHAISKSITLNVKTITLLADPNAEAFYESKGFVVINQKESSVKNRFLPVMKLDLTDHF from the coding sequence ATGATTGTGAAAGCAACTGCTTTAGATGCGCAATTACTTACAAGTATTGCAATAGAATCTAAATCATTTTGGGGGTATTCATCAGAATTATTGAGGAGTTGGAAAGCAGATTTAACTGTAACCAAAACTATGATTAAAAACCTGCATTGCTTTAAAGTTTTAAATCATGAAGAAATGCTAGGTTTCTATATCTTAAATAAACCCAAAAACAAGAGTGTTGAACTCGAATTTTTATTTGTAAAACCAAACTTTATTGGTAAAGGATTTGGGAATCAGTTACTTCAGCATGCTATTTCAAAGTCTATTACCTTAAATGTAAAAACAATAACTTTGTTGGCAGATCCTAATGCAGAAGCATTTTATGAATCGAAAGGATTTGTGGTAATAAATCAAAAAGAAAGCTCAGTGAAAAACAGATTTTTACCAGTTATGAAGTTAGATTTAACAGACCATTTTTGA
- a CDS encoding putative porin, with amino-acid sequence MKKTFVLSFLLFILSLSSLHSQRKLGAGAKREKTTTIGLDGKVDTLNTTGSTKVILSGKTKWKDYKIISHHRDTTYIDTTLSIKKDYKFNYLRTDNFELLPFHNQGQTFNNLGYSYNNILRLPDFGFSAKQVSYLEVDDIKYFDVPTPTTEIMYRTGLQQGQVVDAIFTLNFSKRLNVSLSYKGLRSLGAYRNSLVSNGNFRGTFRYRTKNNQYEIRGHLTTQDFYHQENGGLTADALDNFINEDPNFDQRSRLDVNLNDTESQFDATRIYLEHSYKLLANKDTLSDKDFSNLKIGHVFTNENKSYGFNQTTNTTAIFGDVNATEATNTDADSKLTNNEFNLEFNSKYVLGQFKAKVNLTNYNYGYDTILNQNSTINKLRLESNAISFGADWNARIKNFNLNADASITPGSGRLSGNYLRGTAVYEKDSLFAIKGSLLISSKSPNFNTLLHQSSYDDYNWQNEFSNVNTRDLGFAFSSKWLNGSVNFTNIDNYTYFDEDSKPQQFADQITYLKVKANREFKFWKLALDNTVMYQNVSNGNSVFRVPEFVTRNTFYYADNWFKGDAMFVNIGVTFKYFTAYNVNAYNPLLAEFRLQNDEEIGFPTIDVFFNARVRRTRLYLKVDNVTSGFTKKNYFSAPNYPYRDFTVRFGLVWNWFI; translated from the coding sequence ATGAAAAAAACATTTGTCCTTTCTTTTTTACTATTTATACTTTCACTTAGTAGCTTGCATAGCCAGAGAAAATTAGGTGCTGGCGCTAAAAGAGAAAAAACAACTACCATTGGCTTAGATGGTAAAGTAGATACTTTAAACACAACTGGATCTACAAAAGTTATTTTATCTGGAAAAACAAAATGGAAAGATTATAAAATAATTTCTCATCATAGAGATACCACTTATATTGATACTACTCTAAGCATTAAAAAAGATTACAAATTTAATTATTTGAGAACCGATAATTTTGAGTTGCTCCCTTTTCATAATCAAGGGCAAACTTTTAATAATTTAGGATATAGTTATAATAATATTTTAAGGCTACCAGATTTTGGTTTTAGTGCAAAACAAGTTAGCTATTTAGAAGTTGACGATATTAAGTACTTTGATGTGCCTACACCTACCACAGAAATTATGTACAGAACAGGTTTGCAGCAAGGTCAAGTTGTAGATGCTATTTTTACACTAAATTTTTCTAAACGATTAAACGTTTCGCTTTCTTACAAAGGTTTAAGGTCTTTAGGAGCTTACAGAAACTCTTTAGTAAGTAATGGAAATTTTAGAGGTACGTTCAGGTATAGAACTAAGAATAATCAATATGAAATTAGAGGGCATTTAACTACTCAAGATTTCTATCATCAAGAAAATGGAGGTTTAACTGCAGATGCTTTAGATAATTTTATAAACGAAGATCCAAATTTTGACCAACGTTCTAGACTAGATGTTAATTTAAATGATACAGAAAGTCAATTTGATGCCACAAGAATTTATTTAGAACATAGTTATAAACTATTGGCGAACAAAGATACTTTATCTGATAAAGACTTTAGTAATTTAAAGATTGGCCATGTTTTTACTAATGAAAATAAAAGTTATGGCTTTAATCAAACCACAAATACTACTGCAATTTTTGGTGATGTAAATGCAACTGAAGCTACAAATACAGATGCTGATAGCAAGTTAACAAACAACGAATTCAATTTAGAATTCAATTCTAAATATGTACTTGGTCAATTTAAAGCTAAAGTAAATTTAACCAATTACAATTATGGGTATGATACTATTTTAAATCAAAATAGTACCATAAATAAATTAAGACTCGAGAGTAATGCCATTTCTTTTGGGGCAGATTGGAATGCCAGAATTAAAAACTTTAATCTAAATGCTGATGCCTCTATAACTCCAGGATCTGGAAGGTTATCTGGTAATTATTTAAGAGGAACAGCTGTGTATGAAAAGGATAGCTTATTTGCAATTAAAGGTTCTCTTTTAATCAGTTCTAAATCTCCAAATTTTAATACGTTATTGCATCAAAGTAGCTATGATGATTACAATTGGCAAAATGAATTTAGTAATGTAAATACAAGAGATTTAGGTTTTGCTTTTAGCTCTAAATGGTTAAATGGTTCTGTGAATTTTACCAACATTGATAACTATACCTATTTTGATGAAGATAGCAAACCTCAACAATTTGCAGATCAAATCACGTACTTGAAAGTAAAAGCGAATCGTGAATTTAAATTCTGGAAACTGGCTTTAGATAACACAGTAATGTATCAAAATGTTAGTAATGGAAACTCAGTATTTAGAGTACCAGAATTTGTTACCAGAAACACGTTTTATTATGCTGATAATTGGTTTAAAGGAGATGCCATGTTTGTTAATATTGGTGTAACTTTTAAATACTTTACAGCTTATAATGTAAATGCTTATAACCCATTATTAGCTGAATTTAGACTTCAGAATGATGAGGAAATAGGTTTTCCAACTATAGATGTATTCTTTAATGCCAGGGTTAGAAGAACACGCTTGTATTTAAAGGTAGATAATGTTACTTCTGGTTTTACCAAAAAGAATTATTTCTCTGCACCTAATTATCCTTACAGAGATTTTACAGTTCGTTTTGGTTTGGTTTGGAATTGGTTTATATAA
- a CDS encoding nucleoid-associated protein, producing the protein MIKKTRAEITKCILHKVANKFNSGQNVFSEDLIRFDQESYDLMKNFLLKPFGSLTQSYRFSHHADVRLNELNNYATEIFKDENAFVEFSKNMVNHLYEQSNSAQIKTGDVIVVFIEGIEYKDVLTEAVGVFKIENKVDFFQTYLDDNESFDVVVQKGISTRKIDKGCLILNTSDTEGTVVFSVDNNNYDAQYWIKNFLGVKLADDYNSHTQNYLELCKEFSEEVIKPEFGKHEQGNFLANTVDYFKEHETVDYHNFKDEIFEEDKHKDLFEDYKKHYENLNDVLIRNNFDVSGVVLKKEKSKLKTEIKLDTNISIKLDVDAPDAASEYLERGYDEEKKMKYYKVYFNEEK; encoded by the coding sequence ATGATTAAAAAAACGAGAGCAGAAATTACAAAGTGTATATTACATAAGGTTGCCAATAAATTTAATAGTGGGCAAAATGTTTTTTCTGAAGATTTAATTCGTTTTGATCAAGAAAGTTATGATTTAATGAAAAACTTTCTTCTTAAACCTTTTGGTTCTCTAACGCAAAGTTATCGCTTTTCACATCATGCAGATGTTCGTTTAAATGAGTTAAACAATTACGCTACAGAAATTTTTAAAGATGAAAACGCGTTTGTAGAGTTTTCTAAAAATATGGTTAATCATTTGTATGAACAGTCTAATTCTGCTCAAATAAAAACAGGTGATGTTATTGTTGTTTTTATAGAAGGTATTGAATATAAAGATGTGCTAACAGAAGCAGTTGGTGTTTTCAAAATAGAAAATAAAGTCGATTTTTTCCAGACGTATTTAGATGATAATGAGAGTTTTGATGTTGTAGTTCAAAAAGGAATATCAACTAGAAAAATAGATAAAGGTTGTTTAATTTTAAATACTTCAGATACAGAAGGTACAGTCGTTTTTTCTGTAGATAATAACAATTATGATGCTCAATATTGGATCAAAAATTTTCTTGGTGTTAAGCTAGCAGACGATTACAATTCACATACTCAAAATTATTTAGAGCTTTGTAAAGAATTTTCGGAAGAAGTAATTAAACCAGAATTTGGCAAACACGAACAAGGTAATTTTTTAGCAAATACAGTAGATTATTTTAAAGAACATGAAACTGTAGATTATCATAATTTTAAAGATGAAATCTTTGAAGAAGACAAGCACAAAGATTTATTTGAAGATTACAAAAAGCATTATGAAAACTTGAATGATGTTTTAATTAGAAATAATTTTGATGTTTCTGGTGTAGTTTTAAAGAAAGAGAAAAGTAAGCTAAAAACAGAAATAAAATTAGATACTAATATTAGTATAAAATTAGATGTAGATGCACCAGATGCTGCTTCTGAATACCTAGAAAGGGGTTATGATGAAGAGAAAAAAATGAAATACTATAAGGTATATTTTAACGAAGAAAAATAA
- the pruA gene encoding L-glutamate gamma-semialdehyde dehydrogenase yields MARGFFNVPVAVNEPVKGYAPGSPEREELLATYKEMFNGNVDVPMHINGKEVRTGNTKNITPPHDHQHVVGQYHTADKNHVDEAIATALAAREAWSSVSWMERASIFLKAAELLAGPYRARMNASTMIAQSKNVHQAEIDAACEMIDFFRFNVQYMTDIFKDQPQSAPGIWNRVEYRPLEGFVYAISPFNFTSIAANLPAAAALMGNVVVWKPSDHQAYSAQVIVDLFKEAGLPDGVINVVYGDPVMISDACLSSKDFSGLHFTGSTHVFKDLWKQIGNNIHTYKTYPRIVGETGGKDFIWAHNSANPLQVATAITRGSFEYQGQKCSAASRAYIPASIWDDVLKHLKQQTSELKMGSPENPDNFVNAVIHEGSFDKIAKYIDAAKENENAEIIIGGGHDKSKGYFIEPTVILAKNATYETMTTELFGPVMTVYIYEDDKWEASLELVDQSTEYALTGAIFSTDRYIVEKASKALENAAGNFYINDKPTGAVVGQQPFGGARASGTNDKAGSAQNLLRWTSVRLIKETFVTPQDYKYPFLG; encoded by the coding sequence ATGGCAAGAGGATTTTTTAATGTTCCAGTTGCAGTAAACGAACCTGTTAAAGGGTATGCACCTGGCTCTCCAGAAAGAGAAGAGTTATTAGCAACTTATAAAGAAATGTTTAATGGCAATGTAGATGTGCCAATGCATATTAATGGTAAAGAAGTAAGAACAGGTAATACTAAAAACATTACACCTCCTCATGATCATCAACATGTTGTTGGGCAATATCATACAGCAGATAAAAATCATGTAGATGAAGCAATTGCTACTGCATTAGCAGCAAGAGAGGCTTGGTCTTCTGTTTCTTGGATGGAGAGAGCATCAATTTTTCTTAAAGCCGCAGAATTATTAGCTGGGCCTTATAGAGCTAGAATGAATGCTTCTACCATGATTGCACAATCTAAAAATGTACATCAAGCAGAAATTGATGCTGCTTGTGAAATGATAGATTTCTTTAGATTTAATGTACAATACATGACTGATATTTTTAAAGATCAGCCACAATCTGCTCCTGGAATTTGGAATAGAGTTGAGTACAGACCATTAGAAGGTTTTGTATACGCAATTTCACCTTTTAACTTTACATCTATTGCAGCAAACTTGCCTGCAGCTGCAGCTTTAATGGGTAATGTTGTAGTTTGGAAACCATCTGATCATCAAGCATATTCTGCACAAGTTATTGTAGATTTATTTAAAGAAGCTGGTTTACCTGATGGTGTAATAAATGTTGTTTACGGAGATCCTGTTATGATTTCTGATGCATGTTTATCTTCTAAAGATTTTTCTGGGTTACACTTTACAGGTTCTACACATGTATTTAAAGACCTTTGGAAACAAATTGGTAATAATATTCATACCTACAAAACATACCCAAGAATAGTTGGAGAAACTGGAGGTAAAGATTTTATTTGGGCTCACAATTCAGCTAATCCTTTACAAGTAGCTACAGCAATTACTAGAGGATCTTTTGAATATCAAGGTCAGAAATGTTCTGCTGCTTCACGTGCTTACATTCCTGCTTCTATTTGGGATGATGTATTAAAACACCTAAAACAACAAACATCAGAATTAAAAATGGGTTCACCAGAAAATCCAGATAATTTTGTAAATGCAGTGATACATGAAGGTTCTTTCGATAAAATTGCAAAATATATTGATGCAGCTAAAGAAAATGAAAATGCAGAAATTATTATTGGTGGTGGTCATGACAAATCTAAAGGATATTTCATTGAGCCAACTGTAATTTTAGCTAAAAATGCAACCTACGAAACTATGACAACTGAGTTATTTGGCCCAGTTATGACAGTTTACATTTATGAGGATGATAAATGGGAAGCTTCTTTAGAATTGGTAGATCAATCTACAGAATATGCATTAACAGGTGCTATCTTTTCTACTGATAGATATATTGTTGAAAAAGCCTCTAAGGCATTAGAAAATGCTGCAGGTAATTTCTACATTAATGATAAACCAACAGGAGCTGTGGTAGGTCAGCAACCATTTGGAGGAGCAAGAGCTTCTGGTACAAATGACAAAGCTGGATCTGCACAAAACTTGTTAAGATGGACGTCTGTTAGATTAATAAAAGAAACTTTTGTTACTCCACAAGATTACAAATATCCGTTTTTAGGATAG
- a CDS encoding phosphatase PAP2 family protein: MYKQLKLFISKFKEFLSQKFKKYDGKIPYIITVVVTLLVVVLGIKFFLKLTRNLHTDLLSDFDAVVSEYVTSFRTDALTTYFKFVTDVGDALGYLIVFSVCSFLFYLFFKNWKYVLQLSSILVLALSSNLILKEIINRERPTLEHLVTVKTLSYPSGHAMTAMAFYGFLIYLILTFKISKLLKFALVTVLLLLILSIGVSRIYLGVHFPSDIVGGFVAGFIWVVFCILILNIFKVFKEDPNT; this comes from the coding sequence ATGTACAAACAACTTAAATTATTTATATCAAAATTTAAGGAATTTCTATCTCAGAAATTTAAAAAATACGATGGTAAAATTCCATATATAATTACAGTTGTTGTTACACTTTTAGTAGTTGTTTTAGGTATTAAGTTTTTCTTGAAACTAACTCGTAATTTACATACAGATTTATTGTCTGATTTTGATGCAGTTGTAAGCGAATATGTAACTAGTTTTAGAACAGATGCTCTAACAACTTATTTTAAATTTGTTACAGATGTTGGTGATGCTTTAGGGTATTTAATAGTGTTTTCTGTTTGTTCTTTTTTGTTTTACTTATTTTTTAAAAACTGGAAGTATGTGTTACAATTGTCATCGATCTTAGTTTTAGCATTAAGTTCTAATTTAATTTTAAAGGAAATTATTAATAGAGAAAGACCAACGTTAGAGCATTTAGTTACGGTTAAAACTTTAAGTTATCCTAGTGGTCATGCAATGACAGCAATGGCCTTTTATGGTTTTCTAATTTATTTAATCTTAACATTTAAAATTAGTAAATTATTAAAATTTGCTTTAGTCACAGTTTTATTGCTGCTTATTTTAAGTATAGGAGTAAGTAGAATTTATCTAGGTGTACATTTTCCTTCCGATATTGTTGGTGGATTTGTAGCAGGGTTTATTTGGGTAGTTTTCTGTATCTTGATTTTAAATATTTTTAAAGTCTTTAAAGAAGACCCAAATACTTAA